The genomic region GCTACCCGTCCAGTGTTAAGCAATGAGCCACTGAGTCCGAACCTGGCGATCATGGGACTGATTACACGCATTGCCGACAAGGCTGGCGCGCTTGGCAGCGTTGTTTCCGCGATGGGATGCGCTGCCTGTTTCCCGGCTATCGCCAGCCTGGGCGCGGCCATCGGCCTTGGCTTTCTACAGGAATACGAAGGGTTGTTTATCTCCAAGCTGCTGCCGCTGTTCGCAGTCGTGGCTTTGCTGGCGAATGCACTGGGCTGGCTGAGTCATCGGCAATGGTACCGCAGCCTGCTCGGGATGGTCGGCCCAGCCATCGTGCTGGCGGCCATGCTCTTGTTTTTTGGCAATTGGTGGACGGCGAACCTCCTCTATGTCGGTCTGGCCTTGATGATCGGGGTGTCGATCTGGGATCTGCTCTCACCGGCCAACCGCCGCTGCGAACTACCACCCAAACACGGCTAACTGCATTGGCAGTTGCCGAAACGAAAAGGAACGATGCAATGTATTTGAATATCACCGGAATGACCTGCGACTCGTGCGCGACACATGTCAAGGACGCCCTGGAGAAAGTGCCGGGCGTGCTGTCGGCGCTCGTGTCCTACCCGAAAGGCTCCGCGCAACTCGCCACCGATCCCGGCACCTCGCCAGAGGCGCTGACCGCCGCTGTGGCCGGCCTCGGCTACAAGGCCACACCCGCCGATGCCCCATCCACTTCAGCGCGGGGCAGACTGCTTGGCAAGGCGCTGGGATGGCTGGGCGGTGGCGACAAGGCTGGTGGTGATGGGGACGGACTGCACGTCGCCGTTATTGGCAGCGGCGGAGCCGCGATGGCGGCGGCGCTGAAGGCCGTCGAGCAAGGTGCGAACGTCACGCTGATCGAGCGCGGCACCATCGGCGGTACTTGCGTCAATGTCGGCTGCGTGCCGTCCAAGATCATGATCCGCGCTGCCCATATCGCCCATTTGCGCCGTGAAAGCCCATTCGACAGTGGCATCGCGGCGACTGTGCCTGCGATTGATCGCAGCAAACTACTGGCCCAGCAGCAGGCGCGCGTCGATGAGCTGCGCCACGCCAAGTACGAAGGCATCCTGGACAGCAACCCGGCCATCACCGTGCTGCATGGTGAAGCGCGTTTCAAGGACGACCAGAGCCTTGCCGTCCGTTTAAACGATGGCGGCGAGCGTGTGGTGGCGTTCGACCGCTGCCTGGTCGCCACGGGTGCCAGCCCGGCCGTGCCGCCGATTCCGGGCCTGAAAGAGTCACCCTACTGGACTTCCACCGAGGCCCTGGTCAGCGACACCATTCCCGAGCGCCTGGCCGTGATCGGCTCGTCTGTGGTGGCGCTGGAACTGGCGCAAGCCTTTGCCCGGCTGGGCAGCAAAGTGACGATCCTGGCACGCAGCACGCTGTTCTTCCGCGAAGACCCGGCCATCGGCGAGGCCGTTACAGCCGCGTTCCGTGCCGAAGGGATCAAGGTATTGGAACACACGCAAGCCAGCCAGGTCGCGCATGTGGACGGCGAATTCGTGCTGACCACCGGGTACGGTGAAATACGCGCCGACCAGCTGCTGGTCGCCACTGGCAGGGCACCGAACACGCGCAGCCTGGCATTGGAAGCGGCGGGAGTCGCTGCCAATGCGCAGGGGGCCATCGTCATCGACAAGGGCATGCGCACCAGTACGCCACACATTTATGCGGCTGGCGACTGCACCGACCAGCCTCAGTTCGTCTATGTGGCGGCAGCGGCCGGCACCCGTGCTGCGATCAACATGACTGGCGGCGATGCGGCCCTGGACCTGACCGCAATGCCGGCCGTGGTGTTCACCGACCCGCAGGTCGCCACCGTGGGCTACAGCGAGGCGGAAGCACATCACGACGGGATCGAGACCGACAGTCGCACCTTGACCTTGGACAACGTGCCGCGTGCGCTTGCCAACTTCGACACACGCGGCTTCATCAAGCTGGTCATCGAGGAAGGTAGCGGACGGCTCATCGGCGTGCAAGCGGTGGCCCCGGAAGCGGGTGAACTGATCCAGACGGCGGTGCTCGCCATTCGCAACCGTATGACCGTGCAGGAACTGGCCGACCAATTGTTCCCCTACCTGACCATGGTCGAAGGGCTGAAGCTCGCGGCGCAGACCTTCAGCAATGACGTGAAGCAGCTTTCGTGCTGCGCCGGATGAGGAAAAGGAGGTGTTCAATGAGCGCCTACACAGTGTCCCGGCTGGCCCTTGATGCCGGGGTGAGCGTGCATATCGTGCGCGACTACCTGCTGCGCGGATTGCTACGGCCGGTCGCGTGCACCACGGGCGGCTACGGCTTGTTCGATGACACCGCGTTGCAACGGCTGCGCTTTGTACGGGCTGCCTTCGAAGCGGGTATCGGCCTGGACGCACTGGCGCGGCTGTGCCGGGCGCTGGATGCTGCGGACGGTGACGGTGCGTCTGCGCAGCTTGCCGTGTTGCGGCAACTCGTCGAGCGTCGGCGCGAGGCCCTGGCCAGCCTCGAAATGCAACTGGCCGCCATGCCAACCGAACCGGCACAGCACGCGGAGAGTCTGCCATGAACAGCCCAGAGCACTTGCCGTCTGAGACGCACAAACCGATCACCGGCTACTTGTGGGGCGCGCTGGCCGTGCTCATTCGGCAACCCTTCGCCGGCAACTGGGGTGACGGCACCACGTCATCGTCGGACGGCCAGAACTTCAGAACCGGCAGCAAAGCAGAAAGCACTGGTCATATCAACCCGAAGTATGGAAGCAGTCCAGGACGGACTTTCTACACCCATATCTCCGACCAGTACGCGCCCTTCAGTGCCAAGGTGGTCAACGTGGGCATTCGTGATTCAACTTACGTGCTTGATGGCCTGCTGTACCACGAGTCGGACTTGCGCATCGAGGAACACTACACCGACACGGCAGGCTTCACCGATCACGTGTTTGGCTTGATGCATTTGCTGGGATTTCGCTTCGCGCCGCGTATCCGTGACTTGGGCGAAACCAAGCTATTCATCCCCAAGGGCGATGCCGCCTATGACGCGCTCAAGCCGATGATTAGCAGCGACAGGCTGAACATCAAGCAAATACGCGCCCATTGGGATGAAATTCTGCGGCTGGCCACCTCCATCAAGCAAGGCACGGTAACGGCTTCGCTGATGCTGCGCAAACTCGGCAGCTACCCGCGCCAGAACGGCTTGGCCGTGGCGTTGCGCGAGCTGGGGCGCATCGAGCGCACGCTGTTCATTTTGGATTGGCTGCAAAGCGTGGAGCTGCGCCGCCGCGTCCATGCGGGGCTGAATAAGGGCGAGGCGCGCAACGCGCTGGCCAGGGCGGTCTTCTTCTACCGATTGGGTGAAATCCGCGACCGCAGTTTTGAGCACCAGCGCTACCGGGCCAGCGGCCTCAATCTGGTGACGGCGGCCATCGTGTTGTGGAACACGGTATATCTGGAGCGTGCCACCAGTGCTTTGCGTGGCAACGGCACGGCGCTGGACGACACATTGTTGCAATATCTGTCGCCGCTGGGGTGGGAGCACATCAACCTGACCGGCGATTACCTATGGCGCAGCAGCGCCAAGGTCGGTGCGGGGAAGTTTAGGCCATTGCGACCGCTGCCACCGGCTTAGCGTGCTTTATTTTCCGTTTTCTGAGACGACCCCTTTTTTACCCAACAAGCTGCTGGAAACGAAAAGTAAGGCACCGAGGACAATTGCAATATCAGCCAGGTTGAAGGCCGGCCAATGCCAGTCTCGCCAATAGAAATCAAAGGAATCCACAACATAGCCGCGAAAGACCCGGTCAATCAGGTTGCCCATGGCGCCACCGAGGATAAGACTGTAAGCGATGGCTTCTCCTTTATGACGATTTTCAAGGATCAGCTTGATCAGAAAAATCGAGACCACTACCGCGATTCCGATAAAAAAGTAGCGCTGCCAGCCTCCACCATTCGCAAAAAGACTGAATGCGGCACCGGTGTTCCATAGGTGCACCCAGTTAAAGAACGGGGTCACCGAAACATACTCGCCATAGGCCATTGATTGCTGCACCAGCCACTTTACAGCCTGATCAGACGCTGCCAGCAGGCCCGATATGGACAATAGGGCATACGGCGAGAGCTTTTTGCCAATAATGAGCATTATTTAACCCTTCAACGCCAGAATGCGTCTGGCACCGTTAAGTACAATGACCCCCGCGATGGTGCCGATAATCAGATCCGGATAATTGGACCCGGTCCACGCGACCAGGGCGCCGGCGGTGATGACCCCCAGGTTGATCACCACGTCGTTGGCCGAAAATATCCAGCTAGCCTTCATATGAGCTCCGCCCCCTCGATGTTTGGATACCATCAGCAGACAGGCGGTATTGGCAATCAATGCGACGAATGCGATGGCTATCATCACCAGCGATTCAGGCTCACTACCGAATACAAAGCGCCTCACGACCTCTACGAGTACGCCAACAGCCAAAACCAGTTGGACCACACCAGCAACGTGCGCAACACGGACCTGCCTTTTCACGCTATGCCCAACCGCATAAAGAGCGAGTCCGTACACTGCCGCATCAGCAAAATTGTCCAGGGACTCTGCAATGAGGCCAGTTGACTGAGCCATCAGACCGGCAGTCATTTCCACCACGAACAGAAGTGCATTGATGCCGAGCAACCAGCGCAGGGTCCCGGATTCTTGCTTAGCAGAAGCTGCCGAAAACTCGGCGGCCTTGATGGTCTCCGGATTTGCAGCGACGGTTTCCTGAAGCGAGGCGCCTAGCCCCAAGGTCTTCAGTTTCGAGGTGACGGGCTCGACCTCGCCGTCATGCACGACCTTCAGCCGGCGGTTCGACAAGTCGAAGGACAGCGCCCGAATCTCCTCAAAGCCGTTCAGGGCTAGGCGAATCATTCGTTCTTCTGATGGACAGTCCATCTTCGGCACGGCATAAACACTGACCCATCTCCCTGGCGCCTCGGAGGAGGCCTGTATATCGGTATCCGCTGCGGACGTTGCATCACCGCCACAGGCGCCACCACAGGATTTGCTCATGATACGACTCCACTTGAACAATGTTGTGGTACCATTTAAAACTATAAAGCTACTATAAGGTCAATAGAGTAAAGAATCCGTTGGGGAGGAGGCTGATGCGCATTGGTCAGTTGGCGCAGTTGGTAGGGGTCGAAACACAGACGATCCGCTTCTATGAACAGCAGGGCTTGTTGCCGCCGCCTGATCGGCAGGACAACGGTTACCGTGTCTATACCGAGAAGCATGGTGAGGGGCTGGCCTTCATCCGTCGCTGCAGAATCCTGGGCCTGTCACTGGCTGAGATTCACGAACTACAGAGCTATCAGGACGACCCTCATCAGCCTTGTACCGCCGTCAACGCCTTGCTCGATGATCACATCTCTCATGTGCGGTCGCAGATAACCGCTCTGCAAGCGCTTGAGAAACAACTCGTTTCACTGAGAGCGAGTTGCAACGATGACCGGGAAGTTGAGGCGTGTGGGGTTCTTGCTGGAATTAGCGAAGGAAACATGCACCAGCAGTAGGTGAAGCATCAACCAGATAATCCGATGAGATGCCGGTCTGTCTCACTCTCATGCAAAGGTAAGATCAACCATTTAATCCGCTTACCCATTAATCTCAACGGCTTCCTGCAGCGATGTTTGGAGTTCGTCAAAAATGCTCATCCAGAAACTTCCTCCTTTAATTGGTGGGTCAGTGTTTTCAATGCGGCCTTTTCAGCAAGTGTTATGTTGTCCTTCATGTTCTTAGGGTAGGCCAATATCACAGATATATGGTCGCCGCCTGGTTGTCATCTGGCTGCTAACAGGATGAAAGACATGTGAGTAATGTAATCCCTGGAAAAGATAACGTATTGATAATTCTTGGTTTCCGCATTGCAGGCGCGATACCAAAGTTTATTTTGTTGCACTCATAATCTCTTGGTCGTAAATTCATGTGCTACTGGAGTTTCCAGCTGTTGCAGCGTAACGGTGTAGCTCATCGATGATTCCATATATGGCAGTAATCGTCGGCATGGTGGATACCTAGCCCCCACAAAAGAGTGAGCCGAGTTTAGCGGTGTGGGGGCATGAGGGCAAAGCGATACTCCACTGACCGTATCCATTGCCTGGATAGGTTTAGTGAGCTTGTGGATCGATAGACAATGTCCCTTATTGGCGGCTAGTACCAAACGCTCGTACACCTAGCCCGTACTGCTTTGTATTCGTTTTACAGAGATAAGAGGCACGTGTGAAAGCCTGCTCAAAGCTAGTTAGGTCACCTCGGTCGATCCAGTAGTAAGGGTTATCAGGGACGTGTACCCATGGCTCTTGAGGGTTCCAAGTGATTCCCAGCGCGCTGTACCAAGCACGTGACACCCGGCTGATAAGGTTCTCGTTTTGAGAGCCTGCCTTACCTGGCATGTGATACGCGTCACGATTCAGTAGGAAGAAGAAGTGATAGTGCGGCTTGCCGTTAAGGCCAACCTCCCGGCACCATACGTAGCGCACCTTAGTGTCAGGCACCCAGCCAGCTTGGCGTTTACTCTCACGATCATGTTTGATAATCGCTTTAAAGGAAGCGATGAACCTTGCGATAAGGCCTTTGTGATCCTCCGGCCTCATCCGGTCGCTTATCGTTGTGGGAATGACAGGATCGACCCTGAAGGCTAGCACGCGAGGGTAGTCAGCGAGAGCCTTGTGCATTGTAATGTAAAGGGCCTGAAGGTATTCATCGGCCATTGGGAGATGTTTCACTTGGAGAGCAAGCCCGTTGAAGGTAGGAGCAGCGTTCAAGCACAAATTAGCGTTTGATGGGTGTCGTTGAAGCATTTTAATTACCTCGATAGTGAGATCGACCCATGCCTTCGGAGGCATGAGCATGTATGTCAGGCACGACGAAGCCTCCAGCGGAGGCTGGATTCATTGAGACGGATACGTGTGGATGGCTACCTTTACGCTCGCTACTCAGGGACGGGGCTTGATGCCCCTCCCATTACCCTTTGATTTAACTATTTGATTTAACTAATAATAATTAAACAAGGTTCTTGGGAATGGGTAGTGACCGATAGGTACTGATGGTTGCTGGTGGGAGTGAGTCGCCGTCAGCGAATAATCACTCTTCAATTAAATGAGGAAAGATTGAGTTACTTCAGCACTGCTTCATTCCTGCGCTCGATGCTTTCGCAGATCCAGGCTTCCACTTCACGCTCGACCCAGGCAACAGCCCGAGTGCCCAGCTTGATGGGCTGAGGGAACTGCCCAAGGCTGATGTACTTGTAGACCGTCGATCTAGCCAGCCCAGTACGATCCATGACGTCTTTGATGCGGATTAATCGATTGCTCATGACGAACTCCTGTTATTCGTTCATGAGATGAGGCAGGTGAGTATTTTTTAATTGGAGAGTGGCTTTGGCGACTGGTGGTTATGCGTCGCTAGGCTCTTGAGCGTCAGACTCTGTGGCATCATCTGACTCATCATTGATAGCTGAAAGGCAATCCTGATGATGTGTTTGCCAATAGGTTTTTAGATCCTCGCTGACAGGGCTGCGGGATATAGTGGTCGTTGGCTC from Halomonas sp. 7T harbors:
- the merC gene encoding organomercurial transporter MerC; this encodes MGLITRIADKAGALGSVVSAMGCAACFPAIASLGAAIGLGFLQEYEGLFISKLLPLFAVVALLANALGWLSHRQWYRSLLGMVGPAIVLAAMLLFFGNWWTANLLYVGLALMIGVSIWDLLSPANRRCELPPKHG
- the merA gene encoding mercury(II) reductase, which codes for MYLNITGMTCDSCATHVKDALEKVPGVLSALVSYPKGSAQLATDPGTSPEALTAAVAGLGYKATPADAPSTSARGRLLGKALGWLGGGDKAGGDGDGLHVAVIGSGGAAMAAALKAVEQGANVTLIERGTIGGTCVNVGCVPSKIMIRAAHIAHLRRESPFDSGIAATVPAIDRSKLLAQQQARVDELRHAKYEGILDSNPAITVLHGEARFKDDQSLAVRLNDGGERVVAFDRCLVATGASPAVPPIPGLKESPYWTSTEALVSDTIPERLAVIGSSVVALELAQAFARLGSKVTILARSTLFFREDPAIGEAVTAAFRAEGIKVLEHTQASQVAHVDGEFVLTTGYGEIRADQLLVATGRAPNTRSLALEAAGVAANAQGAIVIDKGMRTSTPHIYAAGDCTDQPQFVYVAAAAGTRAAINMTGGDAALDLTAMPAVVFTDPQVATVGYSEAEAHHDGIETDSRTLTLDNVPRALANFDTRGFIKLVIEEGSGRLIGVQAVAPEAGELIQTAVLAIRNRMTVQELADQLFPYLTMVEGLKLAAQTFSNDVKQLSCCAG
- the merD gene encoding mercury resistance co-regulator MerD gives rise to the protein MSAYTVSRLALDAGVSVHIVRDYLLRGLLRPVACTTGGYGLFDDTALQRLRFVRAAFEAGIGLDALARLCRALDAADGDGASAQLAVLRQLVERRREALASLEMQLAAMPTEPAQHAESLP
- the lspA gene encoding signal peptidase II, with the protein product MLIIGKKLSPYALLSISGLLAASDQAVKWLVQQSMAYGEYVSVTPFFNWVHLWNTGAAFSLFANGGGWQRYFFIGIAVVVSIFLIKLILENRHKGEAIAYSLILGGAMGNLIDRVFRGYVVDSFDFYWRDWHWPAFNLADIAIVLGALLFVSSSLLGKKGVVSENGK
- a CDS encoding cation transporter, which codes for MSKSCGGACGGDATSAADTDIQASSEAPGRWVSVYAVPKMDCPSEERMIRLALNGFEEIRALSFDLSNRRLKVVHDGEVEPVTSKLKTLGLGASLQETVAANPETIKAAEFSAASAKQESGTLRWLLGINALLFVVEMTAGLMAQSTGLIAESLDNFADAAVYGLALYAVGHSVKRQVRVAHVAGVVQLVLAVGVLVEVVRRFVFGSEPESLVMIAIAFVALIANTACLLMVSKHRGGGAHMKASWIFSANDVVINLGVITAGALVAWTGSNYPDLIIGTIAGVIVLNGARRILALKG
- the cadR gene encoding Cd(II)/Pb(II)-responsive transcriptional regulator; translated protein: MRIGQLAQLVGVETQTIRFYEQQGLLPPPDRQDNGYRVYTEKHGEGLAFIRRCRILGLSLAEIHELQSYQDDPHQPCTAVNALLDDHISHVRSQITALQALEKQLVSLRASCNDDREVEACGVLAGISEGNMHQQ
- a CDS encoding inovirus Gp2 family protein, which translates into the protein MLMPPKAWVDLTIEVIKMLQRHPSNANLCLNAAPTFNGLALQVKHLPMADEYLQALYITMHKALADYPRVLAFRVDPVIPTTISDRMRPEDHKGLIARFIASFKAIIKHDRESKRQAGWVPDTKVRYVWCREVGLNGKPHYHFFFLLNRDAYHMPGKAGSQNENLISRVSRAWYSALGITWNPQEPWVHVPDNPYYWIDRGDLTSFEQAFTRASYLCKTNTKQYGLGVRAFGTSRQ
- a CDS encoding helix-turn-helix transcriptional regulator, with the translated sequence MSNRLIRIKDVMDRTGLARSTVYKYISLGQFPQPIKLGTRAVAWVEREVEAWICESIERRNEAVLK